From Cystobacter fuscus DSM 2262, one genomic window encodes:
- a CDS encoding type III polyketide synthase yields the protein MTPAAPARRPTLLSIASAVPPLSLTQEEIYEGLFKDWFKQIPNAQRIIQNTGVRRRFFAWDPRVELKKGRMGVGDRVRVYERVGLQVTGESVQKALGELERSRVGAFTMTTNSGYSGPGLDLYIAKKLGLPSSIRRTFVGHMGCFAAFPVLRTAMDSVAARPDEYVIANASEYSSLHYHDTPDPEQVVIHGLFGDAACTVVMGSAPDGEGVQFLRSHTEQLYETHELMGWNMHNDGFRMNLSPYVPFVLAEHVDDFLEKLLGPEGLKAGDIKHWLIHPGGPKILEGLAKQLKLDKSRMRASWHVLSEYGNCGATTVLLVLEEVLRSDNPQRGEYGVMMGFGPGLTVEGILVRF from the coding sequence ATGACGCCAGCAGCACCCGCGCGTCGCCCCACCCTGCTGTCGATCGCCTCGGCCGTCCCCCCGCTGTCGCTCACCCAGGAAGAAATCTACGAGGGGCTGTTCAAGGACTGGTTCAAGCAGATCCCCAACGCCCAGCGCATCATCCAGAACACCGGGGTGCGCCGCCGCTTCTTCGCGTGGGACCCTCGTGTGGAGCTCAAGAAAGGCCGGATGGGCGTGGGGGACCGGGTGCGCGTGTACGAGCGCGTCGGGCTCCAGGTCACCGGGGAGTCGGTACAGAAGGCGCTGGGCGAGCTGGAGCGCTCGCGCGTGGGCGCCTTCACCATGACGACCAACTCGGGCTACTCGGGGCCGGGGTTGGACCTGTACATCGCCAAGAAGCTCGGGCTGCCCTCCAGCATCCGCCGCACCTTCGTGGGGCACATGGGCTGCTTCGCGGCCTTCCCCGTGCTGCGCACCGCCATGGACAGCGTCGCCGCGCGTCCGGACGAGTACGTCATCGCCAACGCCTCCGAGTACAGCTCGCTGCACTACCACGACACGCCGGACCCCGAGCAGGTGGTGATCCATGGCCTGTTCGGCGACGCGGCGTGCACGGTGGTGATGGGCAGCGCCCCGGACGGCGAGGGCGTGCAGTTCCTGCGCTCGCACACCGAGCAGCTCTACGAGACGCACGAGCTGATGGGCTGGAACATGCACAACGACGGGTTCCGCATGAACCTGTCGCCCTACGTGCCCTTCGTGCTCGCCGAGCACGTGGATGACTTCCTGGAGAAGCTGCTCGGCCCCGAGGGGCTCAAGGCCGGTGACATCAAGCACTGGCTCATCCACCCGGGCGGGCCGAAGATCCTCGAGGGACTGGCCAAGCAGCTCAAGCTGGACAAGTCGCGCATGCGCGCCAGCTGGCACGTGCTCAGCGAGTACGGCAACTGCGGCGCCACCACCGTGCTGCTGGTGCTCGAGGAGGTGCTGCGCTCGGACAATCCCCAGCGCGGCGAGTACGGCGTGATGATGGGATTCGGACCCGGGCTGACCGTCGAGGGCATCCTGGTCCGCTTCTGA
- a CDS encoding acyl carrier protein, with protein MHRQEILDHVRNIILATHTGLYPDDVNEFSSMTYDLGMDSFHLESMISRLKDEVANIEFTPWYIKASRRGHDTVGSLVDFIDERQPQVQAMGTASDEATLGDGLEPLDSEAA; from the coding sequence ATGCACCGGCAGGAGATTCTGGATCACGTTCGCAACATCATCCTGGCCACCCATACGGGCCTGTATCCGGACGACGTGAACGAGTTCTCCTCGATGACGTACGACCTGGGCATGGACTCCTTCCACCTGGAGTCGATGATCTCCCGGCTCAAGGACGAGGTGGCCAACATCGAGTTCACCCCCTGGTACATCAAGGCGTCACGCCGGGGACACGACACGGTGGGCAGCCTGGTGGACTTCATCGACGAGCGCCAGCCGCAGGTCCAGGCCATGGGCACGGCGAGCGACGAGGCCACCCTCGGTGACGGGCTCGAGCCACTGGACTCGGAGGCGGCATGA